Proteins encoded in a region of the Calonectris borealis unplaced genomic scaffold, bCalBor7.hap1.2 HAP1_SCAFFOLD_66, whole genome shotgun sequence genome:
- the LOC142076591 gene encoding olfactory receptor 14C36-like, with protein sequence MALLLLREVSPNLSLSFPSWTVPHAQRQQMSNTSSITHFLLLAFTDTRELQLLHFWLFLGIYLAALLGNGLIITAIACDHRLHTPMYFFLLNLAILDLSCISTTVPKSMANSLSDNRAISYLGCAAQLFLFAFFLVAEYSLLTIMAYDRCVAICKPLHYGTLLGSRACVHMAAAAWGSGFVTGLLHTANTFSLPLCKGNAVDQFFCEIPPLLKLSCSHAYLREFGLLVVTFSLGFGCFIFIMVSYVQIFKAVLRIPSEQGRHKSFSTCLPHLAVVSLFISTVMFAHLKPPSVSSPSFDLTVTVLYSVVPPAVNPLIYSMRNKELKDALKNLIREVVFQQQ encoded by the coding sequence atggctttgcttttgctcagagaagtctctcctaacttgtcactgtcttttccctcttggacagtcccccatgcccagaggcagcagatgtccaacaccagctccatcacccacttcctcctcctggccttcacagacacgcgggagctgcagctcttgcacttctggctcttcctgggcatctacctggctgccctgctgggcaacggcctcatcatcaccgccatagcctgcgaccaccgcctccacacccccatgtacttcttcctcctcaacctcgcCATCCTTGACCTgagctgcatctccaccactgttcccaaatccatggccaattccctgtCGGACAACAGGGCCATCTCttacttgggatgtgctgcccagctctttctctttgccttctttttagtAGCAGAGTAttctcttctcaccatcatggcctatgaccgctgtgttgccatctgcaaacccctgcactacggcaccctcctgggcagcagagcttgtgtccacatggcagcagctgcctggggcagtgggtttgtCACtggtctgctgcacactgccaatacattttcactgcccctctgcaagggcaatgctgtggaccagttcttctgtgaaatccccccactcctcaagctctcctgctcacacgccTATCTCAGGGAatttgggcttcttgtggttactttttctttaggttttgggtgTTTTATATTCATAATGGTGTCTTATGTGCAGATCTTcaaggctgtgctgaggatcccctctgagcagggccgGCACAAAtccttctccacgtgcctccctcaccttgCTGTGGTCTCCCTTTTTATCAGCACTGTCATGTTTGCTCACCTAAAGCCTCCCTCtgtctcctccccatcctttgaTCTCACAGTaacagttctgtactcagtggtacctccagcagtcaaccccctcatctacagcatgaggaacaaggaactcaaggatgccctgaagaacctgattcgagaagtcgtatttcagcagcaataa